The following proteins come from a genomic window of Oceanimonas doudoroffii:
- a CDS encoding NAD-dependent epimerase/dehydratase family protein encodes MTAYSQLLETLPASPKTWLITGVAGFIGSNLLEHLLKLNQRVVGLDNFATGHQHNLDEVQRLVTLEQWAGFSFIEGDIRNLDDCQKACEGIDYVLHQAALGSVPRSINNPIATNATNISGFLNMLVAARNARVKSFTYAASSSTYGDHPALPKVEENIGKPLSPYSVTKYVNELYADVFAHTYGFNTIGLRYFNVFGKRQDPNGTYAAVIPKWTASMIQGEEVFINGDGETSRDFCFIENAVQANFLAATADENAKNEVYNVAVGDRTTLNDLYRTLQAALAENGKFNENAPVYRDFRAGDVRHSQADISKAASKLGYAPQYRIKDGIAKAMSWYIDNVG; translated from the coding sequence ATGACTGCCTATTCACAACTGCTTGAAACTCTCCCTGCCAGTCCTAAAACCTGGCTGATCACTGGTGTGGCCGGTTTTATCGGCTCCAACCTACTGGAACACTTGCTCAAGCTGAATCAGCGTGTCGTGGGGCTGGACAACTTCGCTACTGGCCATCAGCACAATCTGGATGAAGTGCAGCGGCTGGTGACTTTGGAACAGTGGGCTGGGTTTTCCTTTATCGAGGGGGACATCCGAAATCTGGACGATTGCCAGAAAGCCTGTGAAGGTATTGATTATGTACTACATCAGGCGGCGCTTGGCTCGGTTCCGCGCTCCATTAATAATCCCATTGCAACCAATGCGACAAACATTAGTGGCTTTTTGAATATGTTGGTGGCTGCACGTAATGCTAGGGTTAAAAGTTTTACTTACGCTGCTAGCAGTTCAACTTATGGTGATCACCCGGCCTTGCCCAAGGTGGAAGAAAATATTGGTAAGCCATTGTCACCCTACTCAGTAACCAAATATGTCAATGAGTTGTATGCTGATGTATTTGCCCATACCTACGGTTTCAATACCATCGGTCTGCGTTATTTCAATGTGTTCGGCAAACGACAAGATCCTAACGGTACCTATGCTGCGGTTATCCCCAAGTGGACAGCCAGCATGATTCAAGGCGAAGAGGTGTTTATCAACGGCGATGGCGAAACTAGTCGCGATTTTTGCTTTATCGAAAATGCTGTACAGGCTAATTTTCTGGCTGCCACGGCAGATGAAAACGCTAAAAACGAAGTCTATAATGTGGCAGTGGGCGACCGTACCACACTGAATGACCTCTACCGTACCCTGCAGGCGGCTTTGGCTGAAAACGGTAAGTTCAATGAGAACGCGCCAGTGTATCGCGATTTTCGTGCTGGTGATGTGCGTCATTCACAGGCGGATATCAGCAAGGCAGCCAGTAAGCTGGGCTATGCGCCGCAGTACCGTATCAAAGACGGCATAGCCAAGGCGATGTCTTGGTATATTGATAATGTGGGATAA
- a CDS encoding glycosyltransferase family 4 protein, producing MWDKYSLANQSNVILFVVNTPDFFLSHRLALAVAAQRSGYDVHIATADGSDVELIQAQGFVHHVVPFLRSGQNPLNELSTLLCLVKLFRRVKPSLVHLITIKPVLYGGIAARLVGVKSVVSAVSGLGTVFLAHSGAARLRRWLVTKLYHFAFKQKRLAVIFQNPDDRDLLLSLGVLIADQTRMIRGSGVALSDYPYVPEPEGKPVVVMAARLLKDKGVFEFVEAARLLKQHNLSIEMRLIGSPDPGNPTSVSQLELEQWAAEEHIELLGYRKDIAQQYAAANIVCLPSYREGLPKSLVEAAACGRAVVTTDVPGCRDAITPNETGLLVPVKNAEALADAIEFFISSPNLRKRMGEAGRALAEEAFAIEKIIKQHMDIYQELLEP from the coding sequence ATGTGGGATAAATACAGTTTGGCTAACCAATCCAACGTTATTCTTTTTGTGGTTAATACGCCCGATTTTTTCCTGTCGCATCGATTAGCGCTGGCGGTTGCTGCACAAAGGTCTGGTTATGACGTACATATAGCAACGGCAGATGGTTCTGATGTTGAACTTATTCAAGCTCAGGGCTTCGTCCATCATGTAGTGCCATTCTTGCGAAGTGGTCAGAATCCGCTGAATGAGCTGAGTACACTGCTATGCTTGGTAAAACTATTCCGGCGTGTAAAACCTTCACTGGTACACCTTATTACCATTAAGCCGGTACTTTACGGTGGTATTGCTGCACGTCTGGTTGGTGTGAAGTCTGTGGTGAGTGCAGTTTCTGGTTTAGGGACTGTTTTTCTCGCACATTCCGGAGCTGCTCGTTTACGCCGCTGGTTGGTAACTAAGCTGTATCATTTTGCATTTAAGCAGAAACGTCTGGCTGTTATTTTCCAGAACCCGGATGATCGGGATCTCCTGCTATCACTTGGAGTCTTGATTGCTGATCAGACACGTATGATCCGTGGTTCCGGAGTTGCCTTGTCCGATTATCCATATGTGCCTGAACCTGAAGGTAAACCCGTCGTAGTGATGGCAGCACGCCTGCTCAAGGACAAGGGCGTGTTCGAGTTTGTAGAAGCAGCAAGGCTATTAAAACAACATAATCTTTCAATAGAAATGCGCTTGATCGGCTCTCCCGACCCTGGTAACCCAACCAGTGTCAGTCAGCTGGAGTTGGAACAGTGGGCTGCCGAAGAGCACATTGAGTTGTTAGGCTACCGCAAGGACATTGCACAGCAATACGCAGCCGCTAACATCGTCTGTCTGCCATCTTATCGTGAAGGCTTACCCAAGAGCCTGGTTGAAGCTGCTGCCTGTGGAAGAGCAGTGGTAACCACAGATGTACCGGGCTGCAGAGATGCCATTACTCCAAACGAAACAGGCCTCCTCGTACCGGTAAAAAATGCAGAAGCACTGGCTGATGCAATTGAATTTTTTATTTCGTCTCCCAATTTGCGAAAGCGAATGGGAGAAGCGGGCAGAGCTTTGGCGGAGGAGGCCTTTGCGATTGAAAAAATTATTAAACAGCATATGGATATTTATCAGGAGCTGCTTGAACCATGA
- a CDS encoding UDP-glucose 4-epimerase family protein: MIQRTNVLVTGATGFVGQALLNQVLKHEKFHLSAALRADCGFDMCRALMVGNFSENTNWSAALTDQHIVIHTAARAHIMKDEVAEPLAEYRKVNVEGTLNLARQAAGAGVKRFIFISSIKVNGEQTSLNKPFTTEDAPAPEDAYGISKLEAEQGLQQLAAKTGMELVIIRPPLVYGPGVQGNFARMVWLAKKGLPLPLGAIHNKRSLVALDNLVDLIITCIDHPAAANQVFLAGDGQDVSTTELLRGVARAMDTPCRLVPVPVGLLQLGATMLGKKAMAQRLLGSLQVDISKARKVLGWEPPLSVEQGLKRCFDDSVV, translated from the coding sequence ATGATACAAAGGACCAATGTGCTGGTAACCGGAGCCACCGGATTTGTTGGGCAAGCTTTGCTTAACCAGGTATTGAAACATGAAAAATTTCATCTTTCAGCGGCATTACGTGCCGATTGTGGCTTTGATATGTGCCGAGCACTGATGGTTGGTAATTTTTCTGAGAATACCAACTGGTCAGCAGCCTTAACCGATCAGCACATCGTTATCCACACCGCCGCCCGTGCCCATATTATGAAGGACGAGGTAGCCGAACCGCTGGCGGAATATCGCAAGGTCAACGTTGAGGGGACGTTGAATCTTGCTCGGCAGGCGGCAGGCGCAGGTGTAAAGCGCTTTATTTTTATCAGCTCTATCAAGGTCAATGGTGAGCAAACTTCTTTGAATAAGCCTTTCACAACGGAAGACGCTCCTGCACCGGAAGATGCCTACGGCATTTCCAAACTGGAGGCTGAACAGGGCTTGCAGCAACTGGCCGCCAAAACCGGTATGGAGCTGGTGATTATTCGCCCGCCACTGGTCTACGGGCCGGGTGTACAAGGCAATTTTGCCAGGATGGTTTGGTTGGCTAAAAAGGGGCTGCCTTTACCCCTGGGCGCCATTCACAACAAACGATCTCTGGTGGCACTGGATAATCTGGTTGATCTCATTATCACCTGCATTGATCATCCCGCTGCGGCCAATCAGGTGTTTCTGGCCGGAGACGGGCAAGATGTATCCACCACCGAGCTGTTGCGCGGTGTGGCCAGGGCCATGGACACACCATGCCGGTTGGTGCCGGTGCCGGTGGGGTTGTTGCAGCTTGGTGCAACCATGTTGGGTAAAAAAGCCATGGCACAGCGTTTGCTGGGCTCGCTACAGGTTGATATTTCCAAGGCACGCAAGGTATTGGGCTGGGAGCCGCCGCTGTCGGTAGAGCAGGGATTAAAGAGGTGTTTTGATGATTCGGTTGTTTGA
- a CDS encoding sugar transferase: MIRLFDIVFSLLGLVCGFPLLVLIAVIGMFDTGSPIFCQVRVGRQQKAFTLVKFRTMKVDTASVATHLASSASITPFGGFLRKTKLDELPQLWNVLKGDMSLVGPRPGLFNQQDLTAARAARGVYDVRPGITGLAQVSEIDMSTPELLAETDQKMIQSFSVKDYFRYILLTVSGKGSGDRVKS; the protein is encoded by the coding sequence ATGATTCGGTTGTTTGATATTGTATTTTCACTGCTGGGGCTGGTGTGTGGTTTTCCACTGCTGGTGCTGATTGCGGTTATCGGCATGTTCGATACCGGCTCGCCCATTTTTTGTCAGGTGCGGGTCGGCCGGCAGCAAAAAGCCTTTACCCTGGTCAAGTTTCGCACCATGAAGGTAGATACAGCCTCGGTAGCGACTCACCTGGCAAGCAGTGCTTCCATTACGCCATTCGGTGGTTTTTTGCGTAAAACCAAACTCGATGAGTTGCCCCAACTGTGGAATGTACTGAAAGGCGATATGAGCCTGGTAGGGCCAAGGCCAGGTTTGTTTAACCAGCAAGATCTGACCGCTGCCCGGGCTGCCCGTGGCGTTTATGATGTACGGCCCGGCATTACCGGCCTGGCACAGGTGAGCGAAATTGACATGTCTACGCCCGAGCTGCTGGCCGAGACGGATCAAAAAATGATCCAGTCATTCTCGGTAAAGGATTATTTCCGTTACATTCTGCTCACGGTGTCCGGCAAGGGCAGTGGTGATCGGGTAAAAAGCTGA
- a CDS encoding polysaccharide biosynthesis protein, with product MHQAIHWLFQQSRSVKRIISLLLDTLFISLAFWAAFMLRLDSSLLLDSVKHWLVLAAMLPLTLLCFVRFGLYRAVLRYLGHHATVVMMGGVAVSAITMVLAAYYFNAFLPRSVPIIYAALALLLCGGARTMARALYNQSTKKQKTPVIIYGAGASGRQLNTSLTHGSEYRAVAFVDDNIALQKALLQGLTVYSPAALPWLIEHFGAQKLLLAMPSISRQRRREIVDTLENLSLDILTIPGMADLISGKATLSELHEVSVEDLLGRDPVEPFPELISANIKGKVVMVTGAGGSIGSELCRQIVQQGPATLVLFECSEYALYQIDQELAGMCRTAHYPVRIVPVMASVQQQNRLEAVMQAFGVQSVYHAAACKHVPMVEYNVVEGVRNNVFGTWRAAEAAIHCGVETFVLISTDKAVRPTNVMGTSKRLAELVLQGLALRQNSTRFCMVRFGNVLGSSGSVVPLFKQQIRAGGPITLTDEKITRYFMTIPEAAQLVIQAGAMGKGGDVFVLDMGEPVKIIDLARKMVRLMGYEVKDERQPNGDIEIKVTGLRPGEKLYEELLIGGNEQPTAHPRIRTAYELHLPWQEMQALLQELNIACEQYNQPRIRELLLQAPTAFNPQDGICDLVWQQNQAGEGSSADSDRSKVVALVQ from the coding sequence ATGCATCAGGCTATTCACTGGCTGTTCCAGCAGTCTCGCTCGGTAAAGCGCATCATTAGCTTGCTGCTGGACACCTTGTTTATTTCGCTGGCGTTCTGGGCGGCGTTTATGCTGCGGCTCGACAGCTCCCTCTTGCTGGACTCCGTTAAGCACTGGCTAGTGTTGGCGGCCATGCTGCCGCTCACCCTGCTGTGCTTTGTACGCTTTGGCCTTTACCGGGCGGTGCTGCGTTATTTGGGGCACCATGCCACCGTGGTGATGATGGGGGGGGTGGCGGTGTCGGCCATTACCATGGTGCTGGCTGCGTATTACTTCAACGCCTTTTTGCCTCGCTCGGTGCCCATTATCTACGCAGCACTGGCGTTGTTGTTGTGTGGTGGAGCCCGTACCATGGCCCGGGCACTGTATAACCAAAGCACCAAAAAACAGAAAACCCCGGTTATTATTTATGGCGCCGGCGCTTCCGGGCGTCAGTTAAATACTTCTCTCACCCATGGCAGTGAATATCGCGCCGTGGCCTTTGTGGATGACAACATTGCGCTGCAAAAGGCGCTGTTGCAGGGGTTAACCGTGTATTCGCCCGCTGCCTTGCCCTGGCTTATTGAGCATTTTGGCGCGCAAAAATTGCTGCTGGCCATGCCCAGCATCAGTCGCCAGCGTCGCCGCGAAATTGTGGATACTCTCGAAAACCTCTCCCTGGATATTCTCACCATTCCCGGCATGGCCGACCTGATCAGTGGCAAGGCGACATTGAGCGAGCTGCACGAGGTGAGTGTGGAAGACTTGCTTGGCCGGGATCCGGTTGAGCCGTTTCCCGAGCTCATTTCCGCCAATATCAAGGGCAAGGTGGTGATGGTCACCGGGGCCGGCGGCTCCATTGGCTCCGAGTTGTGCCGGCAAATTGTGCAGCAGGGCCCAGCCACCCTAGTGTTGTTCGAATGCTCGGAATACGCACTTTACCAGATAGATCAGGAGCTGGCGGGCATGTGCCGGACGGCCCATTATCCGGTACGCATTGTGCCTGTTATGGCCTCGGTACAGCAGCAAAACCGTCTGGAGGCGGTGATGCAGGCTTTTGGTGTACAAAGCGTTTATCACGCCGCCGCCTGCAAGCATGTGCCTATGGTGGAATACAACGTGGTGGAAGGTGTGCGTAATAATGTGTTTGGCACCTGGCGGGCGGCCGAAGCGGCCATTCACTGCGGGGTAGAGACCTTTGTGCTTATCTCTACCGACAAGGCGGTACGCCCTACTAATGTCATGGGCACCAGCAAGCGCTTGGCCGAGCTGGTGTTACAGGGCTTGGCCCTGCGCCAGAACAGCACCCGTTTTTGCATGGTGCGTTTTGGTAATGTGTTGGGTTCGAGTGGATCTGTTGTGCCGCTGTTTAAACAGCAAATCCGTGCCGGTGGGCCCATTACCCTTACCGATGAAAAAATAACTCGTTACTTCATGACCATTCCCGAGGCGGCCCAACTGGTGATTCAGGCCGGCGCCATGGGCAAGGGCGGAGATGTGTTTGTGCTGGATATGGGGGAGCCGGTCAAAATTATCGATCTTGCCCGCAAAATGGTGCGGCTGATGGGGTATGAGGTCAAGGATGAGCGGCAGCCGAATGGTGATATAGAGATTAAGGTGACCGGTCTACGCCCGGGCGAAAAGCTGTATGAAGAGCTGTTGATCGGCGGCAACGAGCAGCCCACGGCGCATCCGCGTATTCGCACCGCCTACGAACTGCACCTGCCCTGGCAGGAAATGCAGGCCCTGCTGCAGGAGCTGAA